In a genomic window of Amphiprion ocellaris isolate individual 3 ecotype Okinawa chromosome 13, ASM2253959v1, whole genome shotgun sequence:
- the LOC129350276 gene encoding signal-regulatory protein beta-2-like isoform X1: MLVLFYFLLMLRVGRCIDHQNFVTKTVGVGQSVTLTCTRQTSLYQQPTLHWIRLVSGKSPEFLGGTHTFDYHGVNKTPHITAKQGPGTFIVQIHETQLNDSGFYYCIKVKRLNMEFMNTTFLKVKGPEPDIIDIIQVPPSDPEHPGDSVTLQCSVLSDSEKKTCPEQQHRVFWFRAGSDESHPRLIYADGNSQDECETKPEAQSLQKCIYSFSKTITSSDAGTYYCAVATCGQILFGNGVKSDNKALNMRDLKTDNTALFLVSAALAASLIVIAFLIYTIKMKTFCNGNTIFPHINVSESILLKLALSFALFNCVIEPTPSFTLNLCKQMLQQPVVIRKDHRMIQTHGFILLLPLPW; the protein is encoded by the exons ATGTTGGTCctgttttatttcctgctgATGCTCAGAGTGGGGC GCTGCATCGATCATCAAAACTTTGTCACAAAGACTGTTGGTGTCGGACAAAGTGTGACTCTCACATGCACTCGCCAGACATCTTTGTATCAACAGCCAACTTTGCactggatcagacttgtttctgGAAAATCACCTGAATTCTTGGGAGGAACACATACTTTTGATTATCATGGTGTTAATAAGACTCCTCACATTACAGCAAAACAAGGGCCTGGAACATTTATTGTGCAAATTCATGAAACTCAGCTAAATGACTCTGGTTTTTACTACTGTATAAAAGTCAAACGGCTCAACATGGAATTTATGAACACAACATTCCTGAAAGTGAAGG GACCAGAACCAGACATCATTGACATCAttcaagtccctccatctgatCCAGAACATCCAGGAGACTCAGTGACTCTGCAGTGTTCAGTCCTCTCTGACTCTGAGAAGAAAACATGTccagaacaacaacacagagtGTTCTGGTTCAGAGCTGGATCAGATGAATCTCATCCCAGATTAATTTATGCTGATGGAAACAGTCAAGATGAATGTGAGACGAAACCTGAGGCTCAGTCTCTTCAGAAATGTATCTACAGCTTCTCTAAAACCATCACCTCCTCTGATGCTGGGACTTATTACTGTGCTGTGGCCACATGTGGACAGATATTATTTGGAAATGGAGTAAAATCAGACAATAAAG CACTCAACATGCGAGATTTGAAGACAGACAATACAGCTCTCTTTCTGGTATCTGCTGCTTTGGCTGCAAGCCTGATTGTTATAGCCTTTCTCATTTATACCATCAAGATGAAAACTTTCTGCAATGGTAATACAATTTTCCCGCACATTAATGTATCTGAAAGTATTTTGCTAAAGCTAGCTCTgagttttgcattatttaattGTGTAATTGAACCAACACCATCTTTTACCTTAAATCTGTGCAAACAgatgctgcagcagccagtggtCATCAGGAAAGATCACAG AATGATTCAGACACATGGATTTATTCTGCTGTTACCTTTACCGTGGTAA
- the LOC129350276 gene encoding signal-regulatory protein beta-2-like isoform X2 yields MLVLFYFLLMLRVGRCIDHQNFVTKTVGVGQSVTLTCTRQTSLYQQPTLHWIRLVSGKSPEFLGGTHTFDYHGVNKTPHITAKQGPGTFIVQIHETQLNDSGFYYCIKVKRLNMEFMNTTFLKVKGPEPDIIDIIQVPPSDPEHPGDSVTLQCSVLSDSEKKTCPEQQHRVFWFRAGSDESHPRLIYADGNSQDECETKPEAQSLQKCIYSFSKTITSSDAGTYYCAVATCGQILFGNGVKSDNKALNMRDLKTDNTALFLVSAALAASLIVIAFLIYTIKMKTFCNDAAAASGHQERSQNDSDTWIYSAVTFTVVKIDSGAIKEAKAAERERIYTAVKAFGLD; encoded by the exons ATGTTGGTCctgttttatttcctgctgATGCTCAGAGTGGGGC GCTGCATCGATCATCAAAACTTTGTCACAAAGACTGTTGGTGTCGGACAAAGTGTGACTCTCACATGCACTCGCCAGACATCTTTGTATCAACAGCCAACTTTGCactggatcagacttgtttctgGAAAATCACCTGAATTCTTGGGAGGAACACATACTTTTGATTATCATGGTGTTAATAAGACTCCTCACATTACAGCAAAACAAGGGCCTGGAACATTTATTGTGCAAATTCATGAAACTCAGCTAAATGACTCTGGTTTTTACTACTGTATAAAAGTCAAACGGCTCAACATGGAATTTATGAACACAACATTCCTGAAAGTGAAGG GACCAGAACCAGACATCATTGACATCAttcaagtccctccatctgatCCAGAACATCCAGGAGACTCAGTGACTCTGCAGTGTTCAGTCCTCTCTGACTCTGAGAAGAAAACATGTccagaacaacaacacagagtGTTCTGGTTCAGAGCTGGATCAGATGAATCTCATCCCAGATTAATTTATGCTGATGGAAACAGTCAAGATGAATGTGAGACGAAACCTGAGGCTCAGTCTCTTCAGAAATGTATCTACAGCTTCTCTAAAACCATCACCTCCTCTGATGCTGGGACTTATTACTGTGCTGTGGCCACATGTGGACAGATATTATTTGGAAATGGAGTAAAATCAGACAATAAAG CACTCAACATGCGAGATTTGAAGACAGACAATACAGCTCTCTTTCTGGTATCTGCTGCTTTGGCTGCAAGCCTGATTGTTATAGCCTTTCTCATTTATACCATCAAGATGAAAACTTTCTGCAATG atgctgcagcagccagtggtCATCAGGAAAGATCACAG AATGATTCAGACACATGGATTTATTCTGCTGTTACCTTTACCGTGGTAAAAATTGACAGCGGTGCAATAAAAGAGGccaaagcagcagagagagagaggatctACACTGCTGTCAAGGCTTTTGGACTGGATTAG
- the LOC111581190 gene encoding signal-regulatory protein beta-2-like isoform X1 has protein sequence MSSSRLLQFEFSHQWIHQKMLVLFYFLLMLRVGCCTGDHNFVTQTVGVGQNVTLTCTRQKYLYEQPTLHWIRLVSGKSPELLGGTHAFDYDGIYETPHITAKQGPGTFILQIHETQLNDSGFYYCIKVKRLNMEFMNATFLRIRGPEPDIIDIIQVPPSDPEHPGDSVSLQCSVLSDSEKKTCPEQQHRVFWFRTGSDESHPRLIYADGNNQDECETKPEAQSLQKCIYNFSKTVTSSDAGTYYCAVATCGQILFGNGTKLDNKALNMRDLKPDNTALFLVSAALATSLIVIAFLIYFIKTKTCEFCNDAAAASGHQERPQRNEDSLVYSAPAFNKRKVERRNAKTSQEETIYTDVNTSARN, from the exons ATGTCATCTTCTCGTCTGCTTCAGTTTGAATTCAGTCACCAGTGGATTCATCAGAAAATGCTGGTCctgttttatttcctgctgATGCTCAGAGTGGGGT GCTGCACCGGCGATCATAACTTTGTCACACAGACTGTTGGTGTCGGACAAAATGTGACTCTCACATGCACTCGCCAGAAATATTTGTATGAACAGCCAACTTTGCACTGGATCAGACTGGTTTCTGGAAAATCACCTGAACTCTTGGGAGGAACACATGCTTTTGATTATGATGGTATTTATGAAACTCCTCACATTACAGCAAAACAAGGGCCTGGAACTTTTATTCTGCAAATTCATGAAACTCAGCTAAATGACTCTGGTTTTTACTACTGTATAAAAGTCAAACGGCTCAACATGGAATTTATGAATGCAACATTCTTGAGAATCAGAG GGCCAGAACCAGATATCATTGACATCATTCAAGTTCCTCCATCTGATCCAGAACATCCAGGAGACTCAGTGTCTCTGCAGTGTTCAGTCCTCTCTGACTCTGAGAAGAAAACATGTCCAGAACAGCAACACAGAGTGTTCTGGTTCAGAACTGGATCAGATGAATCTCATCCCAGATTAATTTATGCAGATGGAAACAATCAAGATGAATGTGAGACGAAACCTGAGGCTCAGTCTCTTCAGAAATGTATCTACAACTTCTCTAAAACCGTCACCTCCTCTGATGCTGGGACTTATTACTGTGCTGTGGCCACATGTGGACAGATATTATTTGGAAATGGAACAAAATTGGACAATAAAG cacTCAACATGCGAGATTTGAAGCCAGACAATACAGCTCTCTTTCTGGTGTCTGCTGCTTTGGCTACAAGTCTGATTGTTATAGCctttctcatttatttcatcAAGACAAAAACTTGTGAATTCTGCAACG atgctgcagcagccagtggtCATCAGGAAAGACCACAG AGAAATGAGGACTCGTTGGTTTATTCTGCTCCAGCCTTCAACAAGAGAAAAGTTGAGagaagaaatgcaaaaacatcTCAAGAAGAGACGATCTACACTGATGTCAACACTTCTGCAAGAAATTAA